A genomic region of Papaver somniferum cultivar HN1 chromosome 7, ASM357369v1, whole genome shotgun sequence contains the following coding sequences:
- the LOC113299119 gene encoding mediator of RNA polymerase II transcription subunit 12-like isoform X1, translated as MQRYSAVSCSGGVSNSAGGGPSSRDTTRADSFALSSFSLNQRKQLQLTPYKLKCDSEPLNHRLGPPDFYPQSPNCPEETLTRESLQHGYKETVDGLEESREISLTQLGTFTKPVVLKCKEAIRKRYRDINESRAQKRKAGQVYGVPLSGALLTKPCVFPEQRPSGEDFRKKWIEGLSQQHKRLLSLADHVPHGYRRRSLFEVLISRNVPLLKATWFIKITYLNQVRPGSTSVSPGAPDKTQLARSELWTKDVIEYLQHLLDEIGTKDFSFSSAQRRDQSSPNTLFSGSVQNKGGDSASTALPDGEGPPIHFKWWYMVRILQSHNAERLLIPSHIIDWVLLQLQEKVSLDTFQLLLPIVFSIIESIALSQTYARSLVELAVRYIPEESLPGESNLVDGSRKAYISCALVEMLRYLIVAVPDTIVALDCVPIPPCVYLSDSVNCSRRFSPSKVPEEAASRKSLCGGKERDAHSRFSSVDNILSSIKKRADNLAKAVSPGVQGHGVAKALQALDKALILGDVRGAYNVLFVEDLFDGSEGVGEGCGWIAAVSPSLRSSLTWFSSVSASLICSIFFLCEWATCDFRDCRTSSVSRDTKLSGTHDFSQVYLAALLLKMKNDYICSTSSSVRCKTTSSSSETRNNNINNYSNSKINTNNNSNNYSNSLAEGSRHLGKVSDGTVVVEDTFSSEKKPKNFYEGSSTGSSDCFQSPGPVHDILVCWIDQHTVEKSEGCKRLQLLIVELILSGIFRPQAYVRQLLVSGIMNKGETPLDSDKQKRHYQVLKQLPGQCLREASEEAQGAFIPMSMETMSVYSSERHLILHGFLGGQSKNRTSTDCVSSTEKDNRTSLDSWKSGDSSSRNVKTKGNITELKTAIINFIRFPNPHSTFGEIKADESQGYLKRPFKSIGDKVDIAEGTPGCEDCRRAKRQKMSAERNSFPQASASMNTALDDLDSWWVRKGLKSPVLEPLKVDQPTKMAKHPSRGRQKIVRKTQSLAQLAAARIEGSQGASTSHMCGTKVTCPRHRTGIEGEISKQTVVISTDGCLTDLVNIGKAIKHLRLLEKRTITLWLINYVKQLFEGTETAGNRAGQSTLLSPVEDRISVPWKLGEDELSSILYLLDISCDLISGVKFLLWLLPKVLTGANSIVHGGRNSTLLSKNIENQACEVGETFFVSSIRRYENVLVASDLVPDVLSATMLRFATGTASNSREAGGSAFIHYARNLLTKYRNVDSVARWEKHFKATCDHKLLSELESGRTLDGDFGYLPATPTGVQDPDDYLRQKLSGRLSRAGPNMKEIVQRQVDEAVQYFNGKERKLISAATPKGSGVDKLDDVHQRAQKIVMGLMECIRQNSGPAQEGDPTLVASAVSAIVGNVGPAVAKMPDFTSTTNYPKFQSAISSLNCARCIVHLHITCLCILKESLGERQTRAFEIALAAEAFSVVTAAFAPLKAPRNQFQLSPDVHDSNTSPSNDTLNNPVKVVVSRAVKAAAAVSSLVIGSIVHGAVSLERMIALFRLREGLDVLHLIKSGKSSSNGISRTIGASKVDNSVEVYVHWFRVLVGNCRTISDGLVAELLGEPYIRALSRMQRMLPLSLAFPPAYSIFALVVWKPYIPVNNIATREDVHISLAVAIGDAIKHQPFRDVCLRDTHAFYELLASDVGDSEFAAVLELQIPDKHLKTLAVIPLRGRLFLNAVLDCKMLQDDGTRATSLQGEPNTQRNENGKRLLDQLVHVLDTLQPAKFHWQWVELRLLLNEQVLIEKIEASSSTSVVEAIRALSPSSDNFALSESENNFTEIVLTRLLVRPDAASLYSEVVHLLGRSLEESLLLHAKWFLAGHDVLYGRKSIRQRLINIAQLRGLSTKVQFWKPWGWASYGTEHLPGRINKRKSAATSLEEGEVIQDGVERLLGKTNSQISDTEGFNSSQQYVTEKALVELVLPCIDRSSSDSHNTFASELIKQMNNIEQHVTALTRAVSKHTGSAPSGVEGSANKCTSRKSIRGSPGLGRRLAGAAAAAVADSAPPSPAALRASIWLRLQFLLRLLPIIYADREPSSRNMRHMLASVILRFLGSRVVHADAIISFYPPTTESSHAQAKWEMADSPMIEASAAATPDLAGESLFEWFLSVFHGLLGNCKPCWLKSEPSSKSTIKSARDSVFDREAVESLQNDLDCMQLPETIRWRLQSAMPVLPPYMPYFFSCQQPAVSSTAVTALQSTSISSSPCAGVLNQGNLNISCQRNPAVGLAARSIINNTTGKAKQPQSALLQQLDQQEMEVDPWTLLEDGTSSLLSGPTLSNSSSSSNYNSSSSNVVVAAGLLPSGTAEQPPSSSLNNLKACSLLRGAVRVRRTELTYIGATDDDS; from the exons ATGCAAAGGTATTCTGCTGTCAGCTGCAGCGGTGGAGTTTCTAACAGTGCTGGTGGTGGACCATCTTCTAGAGATACCACAAGAGCTGATTCATTTGCTTTGTCAAGCTTCTCCCTGAATCAAAG GAAGCAATTGCAACTAACACCGTACAAGTTGAAGTGCGACAGTGAACCACTAAATCACAG GCTTGGACCTCCCGACTTTTACCCACAATCTCCAAACTGCCCCGAGGAGACATTAACCAGGGAATCTTTGCAACATGGATACAAGGAAACTGTTGATGGACTTGAG GAATCTAGAGAAATTTCACTTACCCAGCTTGGAACTTTCACAAAACCTGTTGTGCTGAAATGCAAAGAG GCTATTCGTAAACGCTATAGGGATATCAACGAATCTCGTGCTCAAAAGCGCAAG GCAGGTCAGGTCTATGGAGTGCCTCTTTCTGGTGCTCTTCTAACTAAACCTTGTGTTTTTCCTGAGCAAAGGCCTTCAGGTGAAGATTTCCGAAAAAAATGGATAGAG GGGTTGTCACAGCAGCATAAACGGCTGCTTTCTTTGGCCGATCATGTGCCTCATGGTTACCGGAGAAGATCTCTTTTCGAAGTTCTTATTAGTCGGAATGTACCATTGCTGAAAGCTACTTGGTTTATTAAAATAACTTATCTTAACCAG GTTCGTCCAGGCTCAACTAGCGTTTCACCTGGTGCACCTGACAAGACACAGTTAGCTCGCTCAGAGCTCTGGACGAAGGATGTTATTGAGTACTTGCAGCACCTTCTCGATGAAATTGGTACCAaagatttttcattttcttctgcaCAACGCAGGGACCAGTCCTCCCCCAACACACTTTTCTCTGGTTCTGTACAAAACAAAGGTGGTGATTCAGCATCAACGGCTCTTCCTGATGGGGAGGGCCCCCCCATTCATTTTAAATGGTGGTACATGGTTCGCATCTTACAATCTCATAATGCAGAGCGTTTGCTGATTCCTTCTCACATCATTGACTGGGTTCTCCTGCAGCTACAG GAAAAAGTGTCGCTTGACACGTTCCAGTTACTATTGCCTATTGTTTTTAGCATAATAGAGAGCATTGCTCTATCTCAAACATATGCACGCAGTCTCGTGGAGTTAGCCGTTCGTTACATACCGGAGGAATCTTTACCGGGGGAGTCTAACTTGGTTGATGGTTCTCGGAAGGCTTACATTTCTTGTGCTCTAGTTGAAATGCTCCGTTATCTGATTGTCGCTGTGCCTGATACAATAGTTGCCTTGGATTGCGTTCCAATTCCACCTTGTGTATATTTATCAGATTCAGTGAATTGTAGTAGACGCTTCTCTCCTAGTAAGGTCCCTGAGGAGGCTGCTTCTAGAAAGTCCTTATGTGGTGGCAAAGAAAGAGATGCCCATTCTCGGTTCTCGTCAGTAGACAACATTCTTTCTTCCATAAAAAAACGCGCCGACAATCTTGCGAAGGCTGTAAGCCCTGGGGTCCAAGGTCATGGTGTGGCTAAAGCTCTGCAAGCTTTGGATAAAGCTTTAATACTAGGAGATGTGAGAGGAGCTTATAATGTTCTCTTTGTTGAGGATTTATTTGATGGGAGTGAAGGAGTTGGTGAAGGATGTGGCTGGATTGCAGCGGTGAGTCCATCATTACGGTCATCCTTGACGTGGTTTAGTTCAGTCAGCGCGTCATTGATTTGCTCTATATTTTTCCTTTGCGAGTGGGCTACTTGTGATTTTAGGGATTGTAGGACAAGTAGTGTTTCTCGTGACACGAAATTATCAGGCACACATGATTTCTCCCAAGTTTACTTGGCAGCCCTACTGTTGAAGATGAAAAATGACTATATATGTAGCACAAGCAGCTCAGTTCGCTGCAAAACAACCAGTAGTTCTTCTGAAACTCGGAacaataatattaataattataGTAATAGTAAAATTAACACCAATAACAATAGTAATAATTATAGTAACAGCCTTGCTGAGGGTTCCAGACATCTTGGTAAGGTTTCTGACGGCACTGTTGTTGTAGAAGATACATTTTCCTCTGAGAAAAAGCCCAAGAATTTTTATGAAGGCAGTTCTACTGGCTCGTCAGATTGTTTCCAAAGTCCTGGCCCTGtacatgatattcttgtttgctgGATAGATCAACACACAGTGGAAAAAAGCGAAGGTTGCAAGCGCCTTCAACTGCTCATTGTGGAACTCATTCTTTCAGGCATCTTTCGTCCGCAGGCCTACGTAAGGCAGCTGTTAGTTAGCGGAATTATGAACAAGGGTGAAACACCGTTGGATTCAGACAAGCAGAAACGTCACTACCAAGTGTTAAAGCAGCTTCCGGGGCAGTGTTTACGCGAAGCTTCTGAGGAGGCGCAAGGTGCTTTTATTCCAATGTCCATGGAGACGATGTCAGTTTACTCGAGTGAGCGTCATCTCATACTTCATGGATTTCTTGGTGGTCAGTCTAAAAACAGAACGAGTACAGACTGTGTTTCCTCGACTGAGAAAGATAATCGTACTTCTCTTGATTCCTGGAAGAGCGGTGATTCGTCGTCCAGGAATGTGAAAACAAAGGGTAACATTACAGAACTGAAGACTGCTATTATAAATTTCATCCGTTTTCCAAATCCGCATTCCACATTCGGAGAAATTAAAGCAGATGAATCTCAAGGGTACCTTAAGAGGCCTTTCAAGTCAATTGGTGACAAGGTTGATATAGCGGAAGGAACACCTGGTTGCGAGGACTGTAGGAGGGCAAAGAGGCAAAAGATGAGCGCTGAAAGGAATTCATTCCCTCAGGCATCTGCGTCTATGAATACTGCTTTAGATGATCTAGACAGTTGGTGGGTAAGGAAAGGACTTAAATCTCCAGTGTTAGAGCCATTGAAGGTGGACCAGCCGACCAAAATGGCCAAACATCCTTCTAGAGGTAGGCAGAAAATTGTTCGTAAAACTCAAAGCTTAGCGCAGTTAGCAGCTGCTAGGATTGAGGGTAGCCAGGGAGCATCAACGAGCCACATGTGTGGTACCAAAGTTACATGTCCTCGTCACAGAACAGGTATAGAAGGCGAAATATCTAAACAAACTGTTGTGATCTCTACAGATGGCTGCCTGACTGACCTTGTTAATATTGGAAAAGCTATAAAACATCTGCGGTTGCTTGAGAAGAGGACCATTACTCTCTGGCTAATAAACTATGTCAAGCAGCTTTTCGAAGGGACAGAAACTGCTGGTAATAGAGCTGGTCAAAGCACTCTGTTATCTCCAGTTGAGGACAGAATTTCTGTGCCGTGGAAGCTTGGTGAGGATGAGTTATCGTCTATACTATATTTGCTGGATATTTCGTGTGATTTGATATCTGGGGTGAAGTTTCTGCTATGGCTTTTACCAAAGGTTCTCACTGGTGCAAATTCCATTGTCCATGGGGGTAGGAACTCTACACTATTGTCAAAGAATATTGAAAACCAGGCTTGTGAAGTAGGGGAGACATTTTTCGTATCTTCTATCCGGAG GTATGAGAATGTACTTGTGGCATCGGATCTTGTTCCTGACGTTTTATCTGCTACAATGCTTCGGTTTGCGACCGGTACTGCTTCTAATAGCAGAGAAGCTGGTGGTTCAGCATTCATTCATTATGCTAGAAACTTGTTAACAAAATACAGAAATGTGGATAGTGTGGCAAGATGGGAGAAGCATTTCAAGGCAACATGCGATCATAAACTTCTTTCTGAACTTGAATCTGGAAGAACACTTGATGGTGACTTTGGATATTTACCTGCGACTCCCACTGGAGTTCAAGATCCTGACGATTACTTACGTCAAAAATTGAGCGGCAGGTTATCACGAGCAGGTCCAAATATGAAAGAGATAGTGCAAAGACAAGTTGACGAAGCtgtgcagtattttaatggtaaAGAAAGGAAGCTTATCAGTGCTGCTACTCCAAAAGGTTCCGGTGTAGATAAACTGGATGACGTGCACCAAAGAGCTCAGAAGATAGTCATGGGTCTCATGGAGTGTATTAGGCAGAATAGTGGCCCAGCTCAGGAAGGGGATCCAACTCTGGTTGCTTCTGCTGTTTCTGCAATTGTTGGAAATGTAGGTCCCGCTGTTGCTAAAATGCCGGACTTCACATCTACCACAAATTACCCAAAGTTTCAATCAGCCATAAGTTCATTAAATTGTGCTCGATGCATTGTACACCTTCACATAACCTGCCTCTGCATACTCAAGGAATCCCTTGGAGAGCGTCAAACCCGTGCTTTTGAGATAGCTCTTGCAGCAGAAGCTTTTTCTGTTGTTACTGCTGCCTTTGCTCCCTTGAAGGCTCCTCGGAATCAATTTCAACTTTCCCCTGAtgttcatgattccaataccagCCCGTCAAATGATACTCTGAACAACCCTGTGAAGGTAGTGGTTAGTAGGGCAGTAAAGGCTGCTGCGGCTGTTTCTTCCCTTGTCATTGGGTCAATTGTTCATGGAGCTGTAAGCTTAGAGAGAATGATAGCTCTATTTAGGTTAAGGGAAGGCTTGGATGTCCTTCATCTGATTAAGAGTGGGAAATCCAGCTCAAATGGAATTTCTCGTACTATCGGTGCTTCAAAGGTTGACAACTCTGTAGAAGTATATGTACATTGGTTTAGGGTTCTTGTTGGGAATTGCAGGACAATATCTGATGGATTGGTTGCGGAGCTCCTTGGCGAGCCATATATACGAGCTCTTTCAAGGATGCAGAGAATGCTTCCTCTTAGCTTGGCGTTCCCACCTGCTTATTCTATATTTGCACTTGTGGTGTGGAAACCTTACATCCCTGTCAACAACATCGCTACCCGTGAAGATGTACACATATCTCTAGCAGTAGCCATAGGTGATGCTATCAAACACCAACCATTCAGAGACGTGTGTCTTCGAGACACGCATGCATTCTATGAGCTTCTGGCTTCTGATGTAGGTGACTCAGAATTCGCAGCGGTTCTTGAATTGCAGATTCCAGACAAACATTTGAAAACCCTGGCCGTTATTCCTCTCCGTGGGAGGCTTTTCTTGAATGCAGTGCTTGATTGTAAAATGCTGCAAGATGATGGAACTCGTGCAACTAGCTTGCAAGGCGAACCAAACACACAGCGCAATGAAAATGGAAAGAGGCTTCTTGACCAGCTTGTACATGTTCTGGACACTTTGCAACCGGCTAAGTTTCATTGGCAGTGGGTTGAGCTGAGGCTTCTCTTAAATGAACAAGTTCTCATTGAGAAAATTGAAGCCTCCAGTAGTACTTCTGTAGTGGAGGCCATCCGAGCTCTTTCGCCGAGTTCTGACAACTTTGCTCTGTCGGAAAGTGAGAACAATTTTACTGAGATCGTCCTGACGAGGTTACTGGTCAGACCCGATGCTGCTTCACTTTACTCAGAAGTTGTTCATCTTCTTGGGAGGTCATTAGAGGAGTCTCTGTTGTTGCACGCAAAATGGTTCTTAGCTGGTCATGATGTGCTCTATGGACGAAAGTCTATCAGGCAACGCCTCATCAACATTGCTCAGCTTAGAGGTCTATCAACCAAAGTTCAATTTTGGAAACCATGGGGATGGGCTAGTTACGGTACAGAGCATTTGCCTGGTAGAATAAATAAGAGGAAGTCTGCGGCCACCTCGCTTGAAGAAGGGGAAGTTATTCAAGATGGTGTTGAGAGGTTATTAGGaaaaacaaattctcaaatttCAGATACTGAAGGCTTCAATTCTAGCCAACAGTATGTTACTGAGAAAGCTCTTGTAGAATTGGTTCTCCCATGCATAGACCGGAGCTCCAGTGATTCACATAATACATTTGCAAGCGAATTGATCAAGCAGATGAATAATATTGAGCAACACGTAACTGCACTTACTCGTGCTGTGAGTAAGCACACTGGCTCTGCGCCTTCCGGAGTTGAAGGCTCTGCAAACAAGTGTACTAGTCGCAAAAGTATCAGAGGAAGCCCTGGACTAGGAAGGCGACTAGCAGgagcggcagcagcagcagtagctgaTTCTGCACCACCCTCTCCTGCAGCACTGCGGGCGTCTATATGGTTGCGGTTGCAGTTCCTCTTGAGACTTCTTCCTATAATTTATGCTGATAG GGAACCATCTAGTCGAAATATGAGGCATATGCTTGCCTCAGTCATCCTTCGTTTCCTTGGAAGTAGGGTGGTGCATGCAGATGCAATCATTTCCTTCTATCCACCTACCACAGAAAGTTCTCACGCACAAGCCAAGTGGGAGATGGCAGATTCACCAATGATAGAAGCTTCGGCTGCAGCAACCCCAGATCTCGCTGGTGAAAGTCTTTTTGAGTGGTTTTTGTCCGTCTTTCATGGGTTACTGGGCAACTGCAAGCCATGTTGGCTGaagtctgaaccatcctccaagTCAACTATAAAATCTGCTAGAGACTCTGTGTTTGATCGTGAGGCAGTGGAGAGTTTACAG AATGACTTGGACTGCATGCAGTTACCAGAGACAATTCGGTGGCGTCTTCAGTCTGCAATGCCAGTTCTCCCTCCTTACATGCCATACTTC